CAGTAAAGGCCAGCGCCTTGCGCAATACGTCGCTCAGCTTGGCTACGCCGCCAACCATGTGATGGCGATTGGCGATAACCACAATGACATCTCCATGCTGCGCTATGCGGGCCACGGCGTTGCCATGGCCAATGCCGATGACACCGTGAAATCTTACGCGCGCAGCCTTTGCCCTACCGATAACAACCAAGCTGGGCTTGCCCAACTGATACGTGAACATATTCAAGGATAAACAGTATGACCAAACCAATGATTCAAATCGCCCTCGACCAAACCAAACTAACCGATGCCGTGGCCGTAGCAAGTAATGTCGCCAGTTACGTCGATGTGATTGAAGTTGGCACCATTTTGGCTTTCGCGGAAGGAATGAAAGCGGTGTCGACTCTGCGCCACAACCATCCGGATCATATTCTGGTGTGTGACATGAAAACCACCGATGGCGGAGCCATTCTCTCGCGCATGGCATTTGAAGCGGGGGCCGATTGGATCACCGTCTCAGCCGCCGCGCACATCGCGACCATTGCCGCGTGTAAAAAAGTGGCGGATGAGCTGAATGGCGAAATTCAAATCGAGATTTATGGCAACTGGACGATGCAAGATGCTAAAGCGTGGGTCGATTTAGGCATCACTCAAGCCATTTACCACCGCTCGCGTGATGCAGAATTGGCCGGTATTGGTTGGACGACGGACGATCTCGACAAAATGCGCCAGCTCTCTGCGCTAGGCATTGAGCTTTCGATCACCGGCGGCATCGTACCAGAAGATATTTACCTGTTTGAAGGAATCAAAACCAAAACCTTTATTGCCGGACGTGCATTAGCAGGCGCCGAAGGCCAACAAACCGCGGCGGCTCTGCGTGAGCAAATCGACCGTTTCTGGCCATAACAGGAGGCCGCATGTATCAACATTTACTGCGCCACCGCGTTGGCTTGTATGAAAAAGCGCTGCCCAATCACTTAAGTTGGGAGGAAAAACTGGCCTGCACCAAAGAGCTCGGCTTCGATTTTCTGGAGATCTCGGTGGATGAAAGTGACGAGCGCCGCAGCCGCCTCGATTGGGATGATGCCACCATTTATTCATTACGCCGCCTTTGTGAGGAGTATGGCGTGCCGCTGCAATCGATGTGCCTTAGCGCTCATCGCAAGTTTCCGTTTGGCTCGGCCGATCCCGCGCTGCGCGATGAGGCACTGAAAATTATGCAAAAGGCGATCACCCTCGCCTACAAACTGGGCATTCGCACTATCCAGTTGGCGGGGTATGACGTCTATTATGAGCCAGCCAACCAAGCCACTCATCAGCGTTTTATTGAGGGCATGCAACAAGCCGCCCGTTTAGCTGAGCGCGCTGGCGTGATGTTAGCCGTCGAGATCATGGATACGCCTTACCTCAATGCTCTGAGCAAATTTGAAGTGCTGAATCGGCAGATCCAATCGCCCTTTTTTACGGCGTATCCGGACGTTGGCAACATCTCAGGCTGGAATTATGACTTGCTGACCGAACTCTCGTTAAGCAAGCCCCACATCACTCAGATCCACCTCAAGGACACTTACAAGGTGAGCGAACAGTACGCCGGACAGTTTCGCGATTTAGTGATTGGCGAAGGCGACGTCGACTTTGATGGACTGTTCTGCCGCTTAAAAGCGCTGGATTGCGTGGTGCCATTAGTGATTGAAATGTGGGCGCACGATGAACAGTGGCAACAGCATATTCACACCGCGCAGTGTCGATTAAACCAAGCTTGTGATCGCGCCGAACTCCCTCGCTTATTCCCTCATCTTTAAGCTCCTTAGCCGCGCAACGCGGCACGTCCCGAACAGGGAATGTGCGGTAGGTTTCCCCCGACCTACCGCACTTTTTCAAGCTCATCTTCATGGTTGACTTCATCCCCACCTTGACGCACAGTGGCGGCTGTTTGTTTGAAATTCCAACCGGTTAGCATGAAATTACTCCACCTTCAGTTGTTTTGGTACGAGAAGCACCACACCCTACTTGAATTAGAGGCCCTGCCACAACTGAGCCCAGCACAACAGCAAGAACTCGAAGAGTGGATCAAAACGCGGCGCAAAATTCTCAGTTATGAAGTGCATCAACACGCGTGGATTAAGGTCAACACCGATGGTTTTTCATCACTGCTGACCTTTAAACCCAACGGCACCTTGATTGAAAAAGACATGTTCAGCGATAAAGCGCTGCATGGTTTGTGGAAAGTGATGGATGGTTTTTTGTTCGTCAAAGTGATCAGCGGCGAGTTTATTGTCGAATACCAAATTGTCGGCCACCAACCTCACCCAGTGCACTGCGGCATTGAATACATCAATGGCCGCGTCAGTAGCTACAGCAAGTTTGCCCAATTGGCGTCAAAAGAATAAGCGTCTAGTCATCAACCTTAGCCATTACTCAAATCGGCTTGCGCTTAAAAAAGGCGTTAGGCCAAGCGGTCGAGGCAAACCCAAATCGCGCAGATCGCCACTGCGCCACTCATCCATAAATTACGCAGCAGCATGGCACGGTGAAACACGCGACTTTGGGTCGCGATTTCATTTTTGCGCTTTAGAATTTGCTGGAGCAACAACCATAACCCCAACAAAGCAAGCGCCAGCTGCAGTGCAGAAAACAACCCAATTTTGATCAGCAGTAACATACCTGCCGTTAACGCTAACGAACTGCGAGTCCACGCCAGTTGCGTTCTTTCACGCTGCAAACCGGGATCACGCTCTACCTCAGTTTTCATCTCACTCATAATGCCCAAAGCCCGATCAACACAGCGAAAGCAATGACCACACCTGTCATCACCATCAGGCTTTTGCTGTATTTAAACGGCCCTTCAAGCCGCATCGCTTTCTCATTTTGGTACCAGCGCAGAAATGCCCAAACGGCAGTGGCAAATGCAACGCCCGCCAATGCCGGAGTTAGCCACTGGCTGTGGCTTAATATTGCCGAATCGTGCGTCGCGCTGAGCAGATCTATCCCCACCGCAGTAGCGAGAAAAGCTAATGCCGTACGGATCCAAGCCAAAAAAGTCCGTTCATTCGCCAGCGAAAAACGATAATCCGGATCTTTACCCATTTTCATTGTGAAAAACCTTAATCTGCAATCACTGTTGTATGTGTTGAATCGAGCTTAGTGCGGTATGCATACTGAACGAATCTGTCAAAGTAATGAGTTTGAAAAAGACGATGTCAAACGCCGCCATTTGCAGCAGTTGTGGGGTCACCATGCCTAATTGAGAATGTTCTTCGGTGTAACTATAAGGGATCACATAATCCGCCAGTTGCGCCACTTTATCGCGCCCATAGCGTGTTAAAGCAATCACTTGCGCGCCGTTTTGTTTAGCGCGTTCAATCGCGGTCAACACTTCTTGGGTATTCCCCCGCGCAGAAACCACCAGCAGAACATCATCCGCTTTGAGCAGCGAAGCTTGCACAATTTGAATGTGATAATCCTGATTAAACTGCACATTAAAACCTGCGCGAATCAGCTTGTGGTTGATGTCTGCCGCGACGATGGCTGAAGCGCCAATCCCCGCCAACGCAATTTTGTTGGCTTTCAACAATTGCTGCGCACACAGCTCTACCGATTTCGCATCCATCAAACCAATCGATTGTTCTATGGTAGAAACAAACAGATGCTTGGCTTTTTCAATAATCTGCGCCGTAGAATCACCAGTTTCAATACTGGCATAAACAGATTGAGCCGTACGTGCCATCTCTTGCGGTGCTTGTGCGGCGAGTTTTAACTTCAGATCAGGAAAGCCGCTACAGCCGAGGCTTTTCGCATAGCGAATCACTGACGAATCACTGATACCAAGCAGCGCGCCAACTTTCGTCGCGCTCAACTCCGATAAATCGAACTGTCGTTCAACAATCAATTGTGAGAGCTTTTGCTCATTTTGATTACTCGAATGTACTAATGTTTTTACCTTGTTGATGAGTTTATCCATCGAAGACCCTTGTTGACTCAAAAAGCCGTCACACACTTCCGCGGTGACGGCCAGATACTACCCGATTCTACTGGTTTTTTTCGACTGGCTCAGTGAAGCCAAGCAACATAGAGGCAATAAAACCCACCACCCATGCCGCCAATACAGCAAACAAGAAAGAAGGAATTTGCCCTTCCCCCACGAGCGGGATCAATGACAAGCCAGCCGTACCAAATGGAATGATGATGCCCACTTTAAAAGCCGCCATCATAGCGCCCCCTGCAAAACCGCCGATGCAACCTGCGATAAAGGTTTTTCCAAGCGGAAGCGAAACACCAAACAGCAGCGGCTCGCCCACACCAAGAATCCCTACAGGTAAAGCGCCCGTAATGGTTTTCTTTAAACGCTCATTTTTGGTTTTCAAGAAAACATAAGCCGCCGCCCCCACTTGGCCCATGCCACCCATGGCCAAAATAGGGAACAGATAATTGAGGCCAAACGTTTCTAGAATTTGCGCATGGATTGGGATCAGCCCTTGGTGCAATCCGGTTAACAGTAGGAATAAGAAACCGCCACCTAGTACACCACCAACAGCAACAGAACCCGCGGAGTCATTAAGCAGTGCAACAGAAACCAGATTGCCTAACCAAACATTGACGGCGTGCGCAATCGGCTGTAATACCAACAACGCAACCGCAGAGGAAACCAGAATTGTCAGGGTTGGCGTGAGAATCAGATCAAGGCTTTCCTTGCAGTGACTGCGAAACCACAGTTCGAATTTGGATGAAAACACACACACCAGCAATACGGCAAACATACCGCCACCGCCCGGCACTAAAGTATTTCCAAACAGTTGAATATTAGCCAACCCCGGAGCCGCTAAAATGGCCGCCATCACTGCGCCAATGGCGGGTGAAGCGTGCAGTTCTTTCGCAGTGTTCATCCCGATCATCACAGATAACACGGCGAATACCGCTTTACCCACCACAGTGAACAGGTCAAAAATTTCTGGGTAAGCGGCCACGAATTCAGGCGATACCAGTTTAAAAATGTTAACGATACCTAAGACCAAACCACAGCCGATCAACGCAGGAATGGTTGGGACAAAAATCGCGGCTAAAGTGTTCAGCGCACGACGAACCGAAAAAGGCTGAGCGGCTGATGGAGCACTGGTTTGAGTTCCCGCACCACTGCCTGAGATTCTCTTTTGCAGCACACCCGTTACCTTCGCTGCTGTACCCATCCCCACAATGATTTGATACTGCTCGCCAGCATCTACCACGCCTTTAATGCCGTCGACTTCACGCAGCGCTTCCATATGGAACTGGCTGCGATCTTTGAGCACAAGGCGAACCCGTGTCATGCAGTTGGTTAAGGTCGCGACATTCTCAAAGCCACCAATATGGCGTTCAATCTCGTCGGCAATGATTTCCAAATGTTCTATCTTGTTAGCCATATCAGATTCCTTGCAATAGCTGCTGTTTGAGGGATTGGAAAGGTTTAGAGGCGATAAGAAGAGCTTGAGATGGCTCAATATCCAACCAATGCAGCAGCACCGCAGCGCGCACATTGTAATTGACCTGATTGAGTAAGGCTTGCGCCTCATCCCTCTTCACATCACAGATTTCACTGACAATGCGCTGAGCTCGCACACGTAATTTCTCGTTGCTGGCTTTGACATCAATCATTAAATTGCCATGCACTTTACCTAGCTGAATCATCACCGCCGTGCTAATCATGCCAAGCAACATCTTTTGCGCGGAACCACTCTTCATTCGCGTAGAGCCTGACAGCACTTCTGCACCAACATCGGGCGCAATCACGACATCCGCCAGTTCGGAGATCAAGCCCCATCCGCGAGTACTCAATGCAATGGTTTTAGCACCTACTTGTCTTGCGTATTCGAGCCCGGATAGCACAAAGGGTGTGCGTCCACTTGCTGCAATGCCCAGCACCACATCCTGCGCATTGAGCTGTCGAGATCTTAACTCAGCAGGTGCAGACTCTCGACAATCTTCGATATTTTCTACTGCGCTTAGCATCGCCGCATGACCACCCGCAATAATCGCCTGAACCAATTCTGGTTCGGTGCCAAAAGTCGGAGGGCACTCCGCAGAATCCAGCACACCAAGACGTCCACTGGTCCCCGCCCCGACATAGAACAAACGGCCACCTTGGCGCATTTGCTCAGCAATCACGCGGACTGCTTCCTCGACTTGCGGTAATACGCGGCGAACCGAAAGTGCCACGCTGGCATCATGTTCATTCAGTAATTCAAGAATTTTGAGCACTGGCAGATCCGACAAATTCAGGGTCGCAGGGTTTAACTCTTGGCTGACAGTGGATAACAACTCACTCATAATTCTCTCCGTTGATTTTCGACATTGAAATGATAACCAAATGTCGAAATTCGACAAATGACTTCGCAATAGAAGTCGAGATGCGTCACAAGGAATTTAATTAACGATGCGAGTTGGTGTCGGTAATCCACCTGTATTGGCAATAAATTTGCCCTAGAATGATTAGTAAAAAGCGAGCCAATGGCTCGCTTTTTACTAATCTATCGTTGTACCAACTACAGCCATTCAACCGACTGCTGAGCACTTATAGATTCTTCGTTGACTGAGTCTATTCGTATCTATTAACAGGGATATAGACACAAATGAGTGATACCCATTACTGATGCAGTGAGTGACGGGCTATTTCTGGTAAGGCAGCACAAAACATTTTACTTAGGACATCAAAAACCATTTTTATGCTATCTGACTATCTTGATGTAACAACGTCACTCCAATTTATCAAAGTGGTTTAGCATTTCCTCAATTGAAATCTGATTTCCCATGCGTCCACGATCCACATATTGATGTTTAAAGCTAACCGCACCTTTGGAACGAACTAATGATTCAAAGTCTTTGATGAAACTTTCTTCAAACTTACTGTTAAAGGTATTGAATAGGACAACATCTTTACCTGTGAAGTCGCTATTTTTAGCAAACTGCCATATTGGTGGTGCCGGACTGTATAACCAGATAGGCGAGCCTAAATAAACCGTTTCATAAGTTGATAGGTCAATAGTTTCAGGACTGATATCAGCAATATTGCTGCGAGCATCCTTCAGCGCACTTATCCACCCCGGAATGCCAAGATCATAGTCTTTTGCGGTAATCTCGTAGAGGCGTCCATTCTTTTTCTCTGCGATATGTTTTGCTAACACACCAGTACTTCCAGAGCGAGAAAACACAATGACGGCAACGTTTGATTCAGTCGTAACGGAAAGAGGGCCGAATTGCCTTAATTGCTTATTCTTTGAAGACTGAGAGTTTTCTACTCGCGTTACCACAAAAGCAACAGTGAAGGCCGCCACAATAGCGAGTACTGCAATTATAATTATCCATCGTGTCATATTACTGACCTACCCACTTCAAACTAAATCTTACAGAGTTAAAAAAGAAGCGCTTTGTAACCATACAAAACGCTTCTAACTTATTGGATCACTTTAGGTGTGTTTCAAGGAATGCAGAAACCTTGTCCATTGCCATATTTACCGCTTCAGGATGGTCATACAACTCATAGTGAGACCAGTTTTCCAAATTAACCAGTTGTCGATCTTTTGATTGAACAGATCGGCCATAAATTTCTTGTCCATCACGATAGGCACCAAATGCTCCTACTTTTTGGCCCACCACGGCCATAACAGGCTGAGTCAATAACGTTTCTGCGAATGCAAAAGCATCCCAGCTCAGTGTTTTCTGTGCATGTGAGAACAACATACGAGTTGCACCACCTTCGGTTTGTCCACGTGGCGTTTTATAGTATTCGGTCGCTTCGAACACATCTCGTTCTGTTAACCCATTTTCTTTTGCAAATTCAACACTTGGAGGAAGAAGATCATTGATTTGTAACTCTGAGCCACGAGCTTCGGCTGTTCGCTGTGCAGCCATTGCTTCAAGATTGGCGATAGGGTCGTACATACTGAAGCCTTCACGGAACAAACGACCTACGTTGACTGGCGTGATACCTACTACAGCTTTCAAGCGCTTTTCGGTTAGGGCTGAATTGATGATGTAAGCACCACCGCCGCAGATACCGAGACCACCAATTCTATCCTCATCGACATAAGGTAAAGTTACTGCATAGTCGATAACGCGACTGATATCTTCAACACGTTGACTTGGGTCTTCTACGTAGCGAGGAAATCCTCCCGATTCTCCTTGGAAGCTTGCGTCAAATGCGATCACCACGTAACCCAACTCAGCAAGCGCCTTACCATAGACAGCGCTGGATGTTTGTTCTTTACAGCTACCAAAAGGATGAACACTTATCATGGTTGGATAGCGTTTTGATTCCTTGAAGCCTTCTGGAAATAAAATTAATGCAGACATATCCCATGCCATATCCGCATTTCTGAAAGTAATTTTTTGCATGTTCATAATCCATACCTTGAGAGTAAAAAGCCTT
This genomic window from Vibrio metoecus contains:
- a CDS encoding DUF202 domain-containing protein, which gives rise to MKTEVERDPGLQRERTQLAWTRSSLALTAGMLLLIKIGLFSALQLALALLGLWLLLQQILKRKNEIATQSRVFHRAMLLRNLWMSGAVAICAIWVCLDRLA
- a CDS encoding 3-keto-L-gulonate-6-phosphate decarboxylase UlaD encodes the protein MTKPMIQIALDQTKLTDAVAVASNVASYVDVIEVGTILAFAEGMKAVSTLRHNHPDHILVCDMKTTDGGAILSRMAFEAGADWITVSAAAHIATIAACKKVADELNGEIQIEIYGNWTMQDAKAWVDLGITQAIYHRSRDAELAGIGWTTDDLDKMRQLSALGIELSITGGIVPEDIYLFEGIKTKTFIAGRALAGAEGQQTAAALREQIDRFWP
- a CDS encoding L-ribulose-5-phosphate 3-epimerase, encoding MYQHLLRHRVGLYEKALPNHLSWEEKLACTKELGFDFLEISVDESDERRSRLDWDDATIYSLRRLCEEYGVPLQSMCLSAHRKFPFGSADPALRDEALKIMQKAITLAYKLGIRTIQLAGYDVYYEPANQATHQRFIEGMQQAARLAERAGVMLAVEIMDTPYLNALSKFEVLNRQIQSPFFTAYPDVGNISGWNYDLLTELSLSKPHITQIHLKDTYKVSEQYAGQFRDLVIGEGDVDFDGLFCRLKALDCVVPLVIEMWAHDEQWQQHIHTAQCRLNQACDRAELPRLFPHL
- a CDS encoding PTS transporter subunit EIIC, with product MANKIEHLEIIADEIERHIGGFENVATLTNCMTRVRLVLKDRSQFHMEALREVDGIKGVVDAGEQYQIIVGMGTAAKVTGVLQKRISGSGAGTQTSAPSAAQPFSVRRALNTLAAIFVPTIPALIGCGLVLGIVNIFKLVSPEFVAAYPEIFDLFTVVGKAVFAVLSVMIGMNTAKELHASPAIGAVMAAILAAPGLANIQLFGNTLVPGGGGMFAVLLVCVFSSKFELWFRSHCKESLDLILTPTLTILVSSAVALLVLQPIAHAVNVWLGNLVSVALLNDSAGSVAVGGVLGGGFLFLLLTGLHQGLIPIHAQILETFGLNYLFPILAMGGMGQVGAAAYVFLKTKNERLKKTITGALPVGILGVGEPLLFGVSLPLGKTFIAGCIGGFAGGAMMAAFKVGIIIPFGTAGLSLIPLVGEGQIPSFLFAVLAAWVVGFIASMLLGFTEPVEKNQ
- the murQ gene encoding N-acetylmuramic acid 6-phosphate etherase, which encodes MSELLSTVSQELNPATLNLSDLPVLKILELLNEHDASVALSVRRVLPQVEEAVRVIAEQMRQGGRLFYVGAGTSGRLGVLDSAECPPTFGTEPELVQAIIAGGHAAMLSAVENIEDCRESAPAELRSRQLNAQDVVLGIAASGRTPFVLSGLEYARQVGAKTIALSTRGWGLISELADVVIAPDVGAEVLSGSTRMKSGSAQKMLLGMISTAVMIQLGKVHGNLMIDVKASNEKLRVRAQRIVSEICDVKRDEAQALLNQVNYNVRAAVLLHWLDIEPSQALLIASKPFQSLKQQLLQGI
- a CDS encoding flavodoxin family protein, which codes for MTRWIIIIAVLAIVAAFTVAFVVTRVENSQSSKNKQLRQFGPLSVTTESNVAVIVFSRSGSTGVLAKHIAEKKNGRLYEITAKDYDLGIPGWISALKDARSNIADISPETIDLSTYETVYLGSPIWLYSPAPPIWQFAKNSDFTGKDVVLFNTFNSKFEESFIKDFESLVRSKGAVSFKHQYVDRGRMGNQISIEEMLNHFDKLE
- a CDS encoding alpha/beta hydrolase; translation: MNMQKITFRNADMAWDMSALILFPEGFKESKRYPTMISVHPFGSCKEQTSSAVYGKALAELGYVVIAFDASFQGESGGFPRYVEDPSQRVEDISRVIDYAVTLPYVDEDRIGGLGICGGGAYIINSALTEKRLKAVVGITPVNVGRLFREGFSMYDPIANLEAMAAQRTAEARGSELQINDLLPPSVEFAKENGLTERDVFEATEYYKTPRGQTEGGATRMLFSHAQKTLSWDAFAFAETLLTQPVMAVVGQKVGAFGAYRDGQEIYGRSVQSKDRQLVNLENWSHYELYDHPEAVNMAMDKVSAFLETHLK
- a CDS encoding MurR/RpiR family transcriptional regulator, which produces MDKLINKVKTLVHSSNQNEQKLSQLIVERQFDLSELSATKVGALLGISDSSVIRYAKSLGCSGFPDLKLKLAAQAPQEMARTAQSVYASIETGDSTAQIIEKAKHLFVSTIEQSIGLMDAKSVELCAQQLLKANKIALAGIGASAIVAADINHKLIRAGFNVQFNQDYHIQIVQASLLKADDVLLVVSARGNTQEVLTAIERAKQNGAQVIALTRYGRDKVAQLADYVIPYSYTEEHSQLGMVTPQLLQMAAFDIVFFKLITLTDSFSMHTALSSIQHIQQ
- a CDS encoding YidH family protein; this translates as MKMGKDPDYRFSLANERTFLAWIRTALAFLATAVGIDLLSATHDSAILSHSQWLTPALAGVAFATAVWAFLRWYQNEKAMRLEGPFKYSKSLMVMTGVVIAFAVLIGLWAL